From a single Bryobacter aggregatus MPL3 genomic region:
- a CDS encoding alkaline phosphatase family protein has protein sequence MTAVAFALFTAIPPLQSQTPSPKTQQKKPRLVLMIAVDQFRYDYLTRFRSEYKGGLDRLLRNGANHVNANLEHYPTVTAIGHSTMMSGATPQTSGIVGNEWWDRDARKEVTSVSDETTQLLGGTPGAGSSPRRLMVSTVGDEMKRSGRDKPKVVGISMKDRSAILPSGHMADAAYWYDSKTGDFISSTYYFQQLPEWVQAFNQRRLADKYAGVEWRFDQKSPDGAVKMPDIGPKLSAAIYSSPFGNEMVEQFAEEAIQKEKLGQRDATDLLTVSFSSNDAVGHSYGPDSPRAHDMCLRTDRDLGKLFAYLDRTVGMQNVIVALTADHGVDPLPEQLQQDHMPGGRIPTDAILTPLRQALKERFGAGEFIEHVSYATPYFNWKLVDEKKIDRAEFQRFAASIVERAPHVSRVFTRDQLLKGEVSFDKFSERVVRSFNQRRSGDLELLLDPYWIHSKSGTTHGTPYGYDTHIPLIFMGPGIKPGRYVRPAALNDLAPSLATILDVEIPSGSVGRPLWEMMVGVMDH, from the coding sequence ATGACCGCTGTAGCGTTTGCGCTCTTCACCGCGATTCCGCCGCTGCAGTCCCAAACCCCCTCACCCAAAACACAACAGAAGAAACCGCGTCTGGTGCTGATGATCGCCGTCGATCAATTCCGCTATGACTACCTCACCCGTTTTCGCAGTGAATATAAGGGCGGTCTCGATCGTCTGTTGCGGAACGGTGCGAATCACGTCAACGCAAATCTGGAGCATTACCCCACCGTCACTGCCATCGGCCACTCGACGATGATGAGCGGGGCTACCCCACAGACAAGCGGGATTGTAGGCAACGAATGGTGGGATCGCGACGCGCGCAAAGAAGTGACGAGCGTCTCCGATGAAACGACCCAGCTCCTCGGAGGCACGCCGGGAGCCGGTTCCTCGCCGCGCCGCCTGATGGTGAGCACTGTTGGCGATGAGATGAAGCGTTCTGGCCGCGACAAGCCCAAGGTCGTTGGCATTTCGATGAAGGACCGCTCCGCGATTCTCCCCTCAGGGCATATGGCCGACGCCGCATATTGGTACGACAGCAAGACTGGCGACTTCATTAGCAGTACTTATTACTTCCAGCAGTTGCCGGAATGGGTGCAGGCCTTCAATCAGCGCCGTCTGGCCGACAAATATGCCGGAGTGGAATGGCGCTTCGATCAGAAGTCTCCCGATGGCGCCGTCAAAATGCCAGATATCGGTCCCAAACTCTCCGCCGCCATTTACTCCAGCCCCTTTGGCAACGAGATGGTGGAACAATTTGCGGAAGAAGCAATCCAAAAAGAAAAGTTGGGCCAGCGTGACGCAACAGATCTGCTGACGGTGAGCTTCTCTTCCAACGATGCGGTGGGCCATAGCTATGGTCCGGATTCGCCCCGCGCACACGACATGTGCCTGCGAACCGATCGGGATCTTGGCAAACTCTTCGCCTACCTGGATCGCACGGTAGGGATGCAGAACGTCATTGTTGCTCTCACCGCCGATCATGGAGTGGATCCGCTTCCCGAGCAATTGCAACAAGACCACATGCCCGGTGGCCGCATCCCGACGGATGCTATTCTCACTCCGCTCCGCCAGGCACTGAAGGAACGTTTTGGCGCAGGGGAATTCATTGAGCATGTCTCCTACGCCACTCCCTATTTCAACTGGAAGCTGGTGGATGAGAAGAAGATCGATCGCGCGGAGTTCCAGCGATTCGCTGCGAGCATTGTCGAAAGGGCGCCGCACGTTTCGCGCGTCTTTACCCGTGACCAATTGCTCAAGGGGGAAGTTTCCTTCGATAAGTTCAGTGAACGGGTGGTGCGCAGCTTCAACCAGCGCCGCTCTGGCGATCTGGAACTCCTGCTCGATCCTTACTGGATCCACAGCAAGTCCGGCACGACGCATGGCACGCCCTATGGCTATGACACGCACATTCCGCTGATCTTCATGGGGCCTGGGATCAAGCCCGGACGTTATGTGCGGCCCGCTGCACTCAACGATCTGGCTCCTTCTCTCGCGACGATCTTAGATGTCGAGATCCCTAGCGGCTCGGTCGGCCGTCCCCTGTGGGAGATGATGGTCGGGGTGATGGACCACTAA
- a CDS encoding TolC family protein, with product MRLIFGHVALVAVVFAGQSEPNGRVITFGEAIQLADQHNPQLQAGSAQVAAARSGIVTANAYPNPEAGMIAGRQTYRVPGNVSGLIYSFGVSQPLELGGLRPARRQLAERGIESSRQALEETRLAVLSTVRRAFYQVLRRQGEIAIHVENLRLVEDLRNRIQVLVEVGEAGRLELVRADAEVTTARSTASSARIQYVAALSQLRAAIGTELPTELRLQGELDAPITLPPIEEFRKLTLERNPAYALALAEVRRAEARLGYESAQVRPQPSLRVEVDRPPDSPTYRAGISIPLPFWNRREGPILEAQALITQARAIANSRQLELIAEVEGAYRRYEVVTEQLAAYREGVLREAEEALRGAQAAYQLGERGILEVLDAQRVLRTVRLDLLHAQFDRQAALIDLDELKAVDLRRQQP from the coding sequence TTGCGTCTCATTTTTGGACACGTTGCACTTGTCGCAGTCGTTTTTGCTGGGCAGTCGGAACCGAATGGCAGAGTCATTACCTTTGGGGAAGCCATCCAGCTCGCAGATCAACACAACCCTCAACTCCAGGCAGGCTCCGCACAGGTTGCGGCAGCACGGTCTGGAATTGTTACCGCCAATGCCTATCCCAACCCCGAAGCCGGAATGATTGCAGGACGGCAAACCTACCGAGTGCCGGGGAACGTCTCGGGCCTGATCTATTCGTTTGGGGTAAGCCAGCCGCTGGAATTGGGCGGGCTCCGGCCCGCCAGACGGCAACTCGCCGAGCGTGGCATCGAAAGCAGCCGGCAGGCCCTCGAAGAAACTCGTCTTGCGGTGCTCAGCACGGTACGGCGTGCGTTCTACCAGGTGCTGCGCCGGCAAGGGGAAATCGCGATTCATGTCGAGAATTTGCGGCTGGTCGAAGATCTCCGCAACAGAATTCAGGTTCTGGTGGAGGTGGGGGAGGCGGGACGGCTAGAACTCGTCCGTGCCGATGCAGAAGTCACGACTGCCCGGTCCACCGCCAGCAGCGCGCGCATCCAGTATGTTGCGGCGCTATCGCAACTACGTGCGGCGATTGGCACTGAGCTCCCCACAGAACTCAGGCTGCAGGGCGAGTTGGACGCCCCCATTACGCTCCCACCAATCGAAGAATTCCGGAAGCTGACGCTCGAACGGAACCCGGCTTACGCCTTGGCACTGGCCGAAGTGAGACGAGCGGAGGCGCGGCTGGGCTATGAATCGGCACAGGTGCGCCCCCAACCCTCGTTGCGAGTGGAAGTGGATCGCCCCCCGGATTCGCCCACCTATCGCGCCGGAATCTCGATTCCCCTGCCGTTCTGGAATCGCCGGGAGGGGCCCATTCTCGAGGCACAGGCGCTGATCACACAGGCCCGCGCCATCGCGAATAGCCGCCAGTTGGAGTTGATTGCAGAAGTAGAAGGCGCCTATCGGCGATATGAGGTGGTGACGGAGCAGTTGGCCGCTTATCGCGAAGGCGTCCTTCGGGAAGCGGAAGAGGCGCTCCGTGGAGCACAAGCCGCCTATCAATTGGGGGAGCGCGGAATTCTGGAAGTGCTCGACGCACAGCGTGTCTTGCGCACCGTGCGGCTGGATCTGCTGCACGCGCAGTTCGACCGCCAGGCCGCCTTGATCGATCTCGATGAATTGAAAGCAGTGGATTTGCGGAGACAACAGCCATGA
- a CDS encoding efflux RND transporter periplasmic adaptor subunit: MMRRMEFGLVIALGAGAAGCGKVSSPSQPVAAASTPVKQSNEMEVKASPLLLKQLTLGEPTLESVGAAITVAAQLEADETRTTRVSSPMMGRITSLLVHEGQMVKKGQLLALLNSTGLSEAQLSYLKAISQKQLAQRAMDRAKRLIEADVIGSAEVHRREAELSQASAEMDAAADQLSLLGMPAEEIEELRKSRTLHSVSRIVASMDGTVLDRKITLGQVVQPADTVFDIADLSSLWMVADVPEQNAGRLRVGQAVEAEIPALGRTLRGHLSFVSSTVNPQTRTVRCRMDVPNTNQQLKPAMLATVILKEQSERQRLVPMSALVREGNEEYIFVQVKPNVFLLRPVKVGAEFGEKRVILEGVQPGEKLVLDGAFHLNNERRKQAIQGSEGG; this comes from the coding sequence ATGATGCGGAGAATGGAATTCGGTTTGGTAATTGCCCTGGGAGCGGGTGCGGCCGGATGCGGAAAGGTCAGTTCCCCATCGCAACCCGTTGCAGCAGCAAGCACCCCAGTCAAACAGTCAAACGAGATGGAGGTGAAGGCCTCCCCGCTATTGCTCAAGCAATTGACCTTAGGCGAACCCACACTCGAGAGTGTCGGGGCCGCCATTACGGTAGCCGCGCAACTGGAGGCGGATGAGACGCGGACAACGCGCGTCAGTAGCCCAATGATGGGGCGCATCACCTCTCTGCTCGTCCACGAAGGACAAATGGTGAAGAAGGGGCAGTTGCTTGCACTGCTCAACAGCACCGGACTATCCGAAGCGCAATTGAGCTATCTGAAGGCGATTAGCCAGAAGCAATTGGCACAACGCGCCATGGATCGAGCCAAGCGGCTGATTGAAGCGGATGTGATCGGATCGGCGGAAGTGCATCGCCGCGAGGCAGAGCTTTCGCAGGCCAGCGCAGAAATGGATGCCGCAGCCGACCAGTTGAGTCTGCTGGGAATGCCCGCCGAAGAAATCGAGGAGCTCAGAAAATCCCGCACCCTCCATTCCGTGTCCCGGATTGTAGCCAGTATGGATGGCACGGTGCTGGACCGAAAGATCACCCTCGGTCAGGTCGTTCAGCCTGCGGATACGGTCTTCGATATCGCTGACCTTTCTTCGCTGTGGATGGTGGCGGATGTTCCGGAGCAGAATGCCGGCCGGTTGCGGGTGGGGCAAGCCGTAGAAGCGGAGATTCCCGCGCTCGGACGGACCCTGCGAGGACACTTGTCCTTTGTCAGCTCCACCGTGAATCCGCAGACGAGAACCGTACGCTGCAGGATGGATGTCCCCAATACCAACCAACAGCTCAAGCCGGCCATGTTGGCGACGGTCATCTTAAAGGAGCAGAGTGAACGGCAGCGGCTGGTTCCGATGAGTGCGCTGGTGCGCGAAGGGAACGAGGAGTACATCTTTGTGCAGGTGAAGCCCAACGTATTCCTGCTCCGTCCAGTGAAGGTGGGTGCCGAGTTTGGCGAGAAACGAGTGATCCTCGAAGGGGTGCAACCGGGAGAAAAGCTTGTGCTCGACGGCGCCTTCCATCTCAACAATGAACGGCGCAAGCAAGCCATCCAGGGTAGCGAGGGCGGGTAA
- a CDS encoding efflux RND transporter permease subunit, which translates to MLGAFIRTVLQQRLIIVVLAVLALGAGIDATRKLSVDAFPDVTNIQVQVATVVEGRSPDEVERLVTVPVEITMTGLPGLTELRSQNQPGLSIVTLVFNDETPLYFARQIVMERLGDVKSRLPEGIYPELGPVSTALSEVYQYTIESPKDGKRALTKEELVERRIVQDWVARPLLRNIPGVAEINSTGGYVKQYQVLVDPIKLRYYGVTIHDVHQALARNNANSSGGILSKGPEVFLVRGVGLIRSAEEIGTIVLKEVKATPVLIRDVAEVKIGEEVRVGAVVKGGYTESVGGIVMMIANGNAKRVVELIKARVAEINAKGMLPNGLQIVPYYDRSLLVDAALNTVSKVLLEGMLLVVVILFLFLGDLRSSIIVIATLVLTPALTFLVMNHYGISANLMSLGGMAIAIGLMIDGSVVVVENVFDRLGKHPEQNRLRVVTDAVLEVATPVIFGICIIILVFLPLMTLEGMEGKMFAPLAYTIAIALAISLVLSMTISPVLSAYLLKGGGEHDTFFLRMLKRPYLWLLGLATRNEWKTICVALLLFGGTIAVFPYLGTSFIPEMKEGTISPNADRAPTISLDESIKIEMTVQNLIKDIAGIDYIVSRLGRGDSPVDPAGYYESDLMAQLKPEKQRQGFTQDQIAEEIRKRIATLPGINPVLAQPISDRVDEMVTGVRADVAVKIFGDDLDTLVEKANEVARVARKVRGTGDVKVDRMKGQQNLTITIDRQAIARFGLNASDVHDVIEAAVGGKRATQIFEGERRFDAVVRFPEALRNSIQDIQGILLTAPNGAQIPLGSLTQIEYKEGASQIKREMAKRRIVTGVNVRDRDLGTYVQELQERVNAEVKMPPGYYIEWGGQFDNMQRAKKHLMVIVPITIGAIFFLLFLLFRSVKLASLIILVLPFASIGGVAALFATGEFLSVPASVGFIALWGIAVLNGVVLVSNIHGLREAEVGVREAIVQGATSRFRPVMMTATVAALGLVPFLFATGPGSEVQRPLAIVVIGGLITSTLLTLLVVPAMYRFFDDGPKEKVASELNAQ; encoded by the coding sequence ATGCTTGGAGCCTTCATTCGTACCGTTCTCCAGCAACGGTTGATTATCGTTGTGCTTGCCGTATTGGCGCTGGGCGCAGGAATCGATGCGACGCGCAAGTTGTCTGTCGATGCCTTCCCCGATGTCACCAACATCCAGGTGCAGGTGGCCACTGTTGTCGAAGGCCGATCGCCGGATGAGGTGGAGCGGCTGGTTACGGTTCCCGTCGAAATCACTATGACCGGCTTGCCCGGCTTGACCGAACTGCGCAGCCAGAATCAGCCCGGCCTGTCGATTGTGACCCTCGTGTTTAATGACGAAACGCCCTTGTACTTTGCGCGCCAGATCGTCATGGAACGCCTAGGCGACGTGAAGAGCCGGCTCCCCGAAGGGATCTATCCCGAACTGGGGCCAGTATCCACCGCCTTGAGCGAGGTCTACCAGTACACCATCGAAAGTCCAAAGGATGGCAAGCGTGCCCTCACCAAAGAGGAATTAGTCGAGCGGCGCATTGTCCAGGATTGGGTGGCGCGGCCGCTGCTCCGCAACATCCCCGGCGTCGCAGAAATTAACTCCACTGGCGGCTATGTCAAGCAGTATCAAGTGCTGGTGGATCCGATCAAGTTGCGCTACTACGGCGTGACGATCCATGACGTCCATCAGGCCCTGGCGCGGAACAATGCAAACTCGAGTGGCGGCATTCTGAGCAAGGGGCCAGAGGTATTTCTGGTCCGTGGCGTCGGCCTCATCCGGAGTGCGGAAGAGATTGGCACGATTGTCTTGAAAGAGGTGAAAGCCACTCCTGTGCTGATCCGGGACGTCGCAGAAGTGAAGATCGGCGAAGAAGTCCGTGTGGGCGCCGTGGTGAAGGGTGGCTACACCGAAAGTGTCGGTGGCATCGTCATGATGATCGCAAACGGCAACGCCAAACGAGTGGTGGAGTTGATCAAGGCGCGCGTTGCCGAGATCAATGCAAAGGGCATGCTGCCGAACGGCTTACAGATCGTGCCTTACTATGACCGCTCTCTGCTGGTGGACGCAGCGCTCAATACGGTCAGTAAAGTGTTGCTCGAAGGCATGTTGCTCGTTGTCGTCATTCTCTTTCTGTTTCTCGGCGACTTGCGCTCTTCAATCATCGTGATCGCGACGCTCGTCTTAACCCCCGCGCTGACTTTTTTGGTGATGAACCACTACGGCATCTCGGCAAACCTGATGTCGCTCGGCGGCATGGCGATCGCGATTGGTCTGATGATCGATGGCTCGGTGGTAGTAGTCGAAAACGTCTTCGACCGCCTCGGCAAACATCCGGAACAGAATCGCCTCCGGGTCGTCACCGACGCCGTGCTGGAAGTCGCCACACCGGTGATCTTCGGTATCTGCATCATCATCCTGGTCTTCCTGCCGCTGATGACCCTCGAGGGCATGGAAGGCAAGATGTTCGCGCCGCTCGCCTACACGATCGCCATCGCATTGGCCATCTCGCTGGTGCTCAGCATGACGATCTCACCGGTGCTTTCGGCCTATCTGCTGAAGGGGGGCGGCGAGCACGACACCTTCTTCCTCCGCATGCTGAAGCGTCCTTATCTCTGGTTGCTGGGCCTTGCCACCAGAAATGAATGGAAGACAATTTGCGTAGCCCTGCTCTTATTCGGCGGCACCATTGCCGTCTTCCCGTATCTGGGTACTTCGTTCATTCCTGAAATGAAGGAAGGCACCATCTCTCCCAATGCGGACCGCGCCCCCACAATCTCACTCGACGAATCGATCAAGATCGAGATGACCGTCCAGAACCTGATCAAGGACATCGCAGGCATTGACTACATCGTGTCCCGCCTGGGCCGTGGCGATTCTCCCGTCGATCCGGCTGGCTATTACGAGAGCGACCTCATGGCGCAGTTGAAGCCAGAAAAGCAAAGACAGGGCTTCACGCAAGATCAGATTGCCGAAGAGATCCGCAAGCGGATTGCGACTCTACCGGGCATCAACCCGGTCTTAGCGCAACCGATTTCCGATCGTGTCGATGAAATGGTGACCGGCGTCCGCGCGGATGTGGCCGTCAAGATCTTTGGAGATGATCTCGACACGCTTGTCGAGAAGGCCAATGAAGTGGCTCGTGTAGCGCGCAAGGTGCGGGGCACCGGCGACGTCAAGGTCGATCGCATGAAGGGGCAACAGAATCTCACGATTACGATTGACCGCCAGGCAATTGCCCGCTTTGGACTCAACGCCTCGGACGTACACGATGTCATCGAAGCGGCCGTAGGCGGTAAGCGCGCCACCCAGATCTTTGAAGGAGAACGGCGCTTTGATGCGGTCGTTCGTTTTCCGGAAGCGTTGCGCAACAGCATCCAGGACATCCAGGGCATTCTGCTCACAGCTCCCAACGGGGCACAGATTCCACTCGGCAGCCTCACCCAGATTGAATATAAGGAAGGCGCATCCCAGATCAAGCGGGAGATGGCAAAGCGAAGAATCGTCACCGGCGTCAATGTACGGGACCGCGATCTCGGCACCTACGTGCAAGAGCTCCAGGAACGGGTGAATGCTGAAGTGAAAATGCCGCCGGGCTACTACATTGAGTGGGGCGGGCAATTCGACAACATGCAACGGGCGAAGAAGCATCTCATGGTGATCGTGCCGATCACCATTGGCGCAATCTTCTTCCTGCTGTTCCTGTTGTTCCGCTCGGTGAAGCTGGCCTCGTTGATTATTCTGGTGCTGCCTTTTGCCTCGATTGGCGGGGTGGCGGCACTGTTTGCGACGGGCGAGTTTCTGTCGGTTCCGGCCTCAGTTGGCTTCATCGCGTTGTGGGGAATCGCGGTGCTCAACGGCGTGGTGCTGGTTTCGAACATTCATGGCTTGCGGGAAGCGGAGGTCGGGGTGCGAGAAGCAATTGTACAAGGCGCCACCTCCCGCTTCCGGCCGGTTATGATGACGGCCACCGTCGCGGCCTTAGGGCTTGTACCCTTCCTCTTCGCCACCGGCCCAGGCTCCGAGGTACAACGGCCACTAGCCATCGTTGTGATTGGTGGCTTGATCACCTCGACACTGCTAACGCTGTTGGTGGTGCCCGCGATGTACCGCTTCTTTGACGATGGTCCGAAGGAGAAAGTCGCCTCTGAGCTGAATGCCCAATGA
- a CDS encoding oxidative damage protection protein: protein MSEATERTVFCVKLQKELPGLKEVPFDGHPLGQRIFENVSQEAWKQWVEHMKMLMNEYRLNLGTAEAQQFLLDQMEKYFFGEGAEAPPDFVAPKAH from the coding sequence ATGAGTGAAGCGACCGAACGTACGGTCTTCTGCGTCAAGCTGCAAAAAGAACTCCCCGGCCTGAAGGAAGTTCCCTTTGACGGACACCCTCTCGGGCAGCGGATTTTTGAGAATGTCTCGCAAGAAGCCTGGAAACAGTGGGTAGAGCATATGAAGATGCTCATGAACGAGTACCGTCTCAATCTCGGCACGGCGGAGGCACAGCAGTTTCTGCTCGATCAGATGGAAAAGTACTTCTTTGGCGAGGGCGCGGAGGCTCCTCCCGATTTCGTCGCGCCCAAGGCACACTAA
- a CDS encoding type II secretion system protein GspD gives MAARSTPILRLLYWMRSFAPLVFFCLISAFAQDLSFPDSRSLTWRAQELEEAGKTTEAWLLYTQAARIDPKNSLAAGKATQLRTKALAGANLISGKETPVEPDANDPLIHISEAELREAPRLLPPPSLAPSTNKITLTLTGDAKTIYTRLLQHFGIEVLFDGEYDNPQNRQVQLEDASFDEALYLAGVATNSFVNPLSPQLAMVIRDTDQKRRDQERNVAIILPMPTTISAPEAQELARAIQQIFELQRVSIDSVRGMMLIRDRWSKVKPAELALSQLLSYRGQVMVEVEFYEVSDQSTLSFGFSLPTQSQLIPLVKRPNLTPAIVNGFTNAMTFGGGATLFGLGVTSAKLFASMTHSNTRSIYTTQLRSLDGLAATVHIGDRYPIITATANFLDTGAGSTPGNTQVAAPQIQFEDLGLTIKLTPHMHANGEISMELDSEFKVLTGQTNNNIPVIANRKYTGTVRLKAGEWAVAAGLVTRSVSPNVSGLNGVSQIPVLGPLLSSSGNSKSFGQTLLVVRPYVIGAVPAENPLREIFTGSESRFPAPTR, from the coding sequence GTGGCTGCACGTTCCACGCCAATCCTCCGTCTTCTCTATTGGATGCGCAGCTTTGCACCCCTAGTCTTTTTTTGCCTGATCTCCGCCTTTGCACAGGACCTCTCCTTCCCGGATTCGAGATCCCTGACCTGGCGCGCCCAGGAACTGGAAGAGGCAGGGAAGACAACCGAGGCCTGGCTGCTCTATACCCAGGCGGCACGCATCGACCCCAAGAATAGTCTGGCAGCCGGGAAGGCGACGCAGCTCCGCACCAAAGCTCTGGCCGGTGCCAATCTCATCTCCGGCAAAGAGACTCCCGTCGAGCCCGATGCGAACGATCCCCTCATTCACATCAGTGAGGCTGAATTGCGGGAAGCTCCGCGGCTGCTGCCCCCGCCTTCACTTGCTCCCAGTACAAACAAGATCACACTGACTCTGACAGGGGATGCGAAGACTATTTATACGCGCCTGCTCCAGCACTTCGGCATTGAAGTGCTCTTCGACGGCGAGTATGACAATCCTCAGAATCGCCAGGTCCAACTCGAGGATGCAAGCTTTGACGAAGCGCTGTACCTGGCGGGAGTAGCCACCAATTCCTTTGTCAATCCCCTTTCGCCGCAACTGGCAATGGTAATTCGGGACACCGATCAGAAGCGTCGCGATCAAGAACGCAACGTCGCCATCATCCTGCCGATGCCCACCACGATTTCCGCCCCCGAGGCGCAGGAACTGGCACGGGCGATTCAGCAGATCTTCGAATTGCAACGGGTTTCGATCGATTCGGTGCGCGGCATGATGCTCATCCGCGACCGTTGGTCCAAGGTGAAGCCTGCCGAACTCGCGCTCTCCCAGCTTCTGTCCTACCGCGGACAAGTGATGGTGGAGGTGGAGTTCTATGAGGTGAGCGATCAGTCGACACTCAGCTTTGGATTCTCTCTACCAACACAGAGCCAGCTGATTCCACTGGTCAAGCGGCCCAATCTGACACCTGCGATCGTGAACGGCTTTACCAACGCAATGACCTTTGGAGGAGGAGCGACGCTGTTCGGCTTAGGAGTGACTTCCGCGAAACTCTTTGCCAGCATGACCCATTCCAATACGAGAAGTATTTATACAACGCAGCTCCGTTCGCTCGATGGCCTGGCGGCAACGGTGCATATCGGAGATCGGTATCCCATCATCACCGCAACAGCGAATTTTCTCGATACCGGCGCCGGCAGCACACCCGGCAATACCCAAGTGGCTGCGCCGCAGATCCAGTTTGAAGATCTAGGATTGACGATCAAACTGACACCGCACATGCACGCCAATGGAGAGATCAGCATGGAGCTCGATTCGGAGTTCAAGGTACTGACGGGTCAGACGAACAACAACATCCCGGTGATCGCCAACCGGAAGTACACCGGCACGGTGCGATTGAAGGCCGGAGAATGGGCGGTCGCGGCGGGGCTAGTGACACGCAGCGTCTCGCCAAATGTCAGTGGACTAAATGGGGTGTCACAGATTCCGGTGCTCGGCCCCTTGCTCTCGAGCAGTGGTAACAGCAAATCTTTCGGACAGACTCTGCTTGTGGTGCGGCCTTATGTCATTGGAGCAGTGCCCGCAGAGAATCCGCTGCGGGAGATCTTCACCGGGAGCGAGAGCCGCTTTC